Proteins from one Scylla paramamosain isolate STU-SP2022 unplaced genomic scaffold, ASM3559412v1 Contig109, whole genome shotgun sequence genomic window:
- the LOC135099169 gene encoding uncharacterized protein LOC135099169 isoform X4 produces the protein MAEMQAAPQQDRSTVSLGASDTSWWGTSNLLSLPSRRQQSPWWSCVGSRRPSVVTRTAAVAVHCWSWHARRQGCWGQIWMVPVVRREAQGKRRTRRKRVKSHKRRRKVERKRKERRRRRKMGKERRKIRRKEMPQKEKSNKKLELTEKPDKGLHLKKHKNQEIYIAFILVYILKGTDTKGKLLGQVATLTSEVSRLESECSSLQVQLDCERDKYNKLLGESLAHEKLSEDVITEPKGETTGLGGTEL, from the exons atggcagagatgcaggctgctccacagcaagat CGTTCGACCGTTTCTCTAGGGGCAAGCGACACCTCCTGGTGGGGGACTTCAAATCTGCTGTCGCTGCCTTCGAG GAGGCAACAGAGTCCCTGGTGGAGCTGTGTGGGGAGCAGGCGCCCGAGTGTGGTGACGCGTACTGCCGCTGTGGCCGTGCATTGCTGGAGCTGGCACGCAAGGAGGCAGGGGTGCTGGGGCCAGATCTGGATGGTGCCAGTAGTC aggagggaagcacaggggaagaggaggacgaggaggaagagagttaagagtcacaagaggaggaggaaggtggaaagaaagaggaaggagaggaggaggaggaggaagatggggaaggaaaggagaaagataagaaggaaggaaatgccgcagaaggagaag agcaataagaaattagaattgacagagaaaccagacaagggactgcatttgaagaagcacaagaaccaagaaatttacatagctttcattttggtttacattctgaaag gtacagataccaaggggaaattgctgggtcaagtggctacactgacatctgaggttagcaggttggagagtgagtgcagcagtcttcaggttcagctagactgtgagagggataagtataacaaactgctgggagaatctcttgctcatgaaaagttgtctgaagatgtcataactgaaccaaaag gagaaacaacaggattgggaggaactgagctttaa
- the LOC135099169 gene encoding uncharacterized protein LOC135099169 isoform X3 — protein MAEMQAAPQQDQRSTVSLGASDTSWWGTSNLLSLPSRRQQSPWWSCVGSRRPSVVTRTAAVAVHCWSWHARRQGCWGQIWMVPVVRREAQGKRRTRRKRVKSHKRRRKVERKRKERRRRRKMGKERRKIRRKEMPQKEKSNKKLELTEKPDKGLHLKKHKNQEIYIAFILVYILKGTDTKGKLLGQVATLTSEVSRLESECSSLQVQLDCERDKYNKLLGESLAHEKLSEDVITEPKGETTGLGGTEL, from the exons atggcagagatgcaggctgctccacagcaagat CAGCGTTCGACCGTTTCTCTAGGGGCAAGCGACACCTCCTGGTGGGGGACTTCAAATCTGCTGTCGCTGCCTTCGAG GAGGCAACAGAGTCCCTGGTGGAGCTGTGTGGGGAGCAGGCGCCCGAGTGTGGTGACGCGTACTGCCGCTGTGGCCGTGCATTGCTGGAGCTGGCACGCAAGGAGGCAGGGGTGCTGGGGCCAGATCTGGATGGTGCCAGTAGTC aggagggaagcacaggggaagaggaggacgaggaggaagagagttaagagtcacaagaggaggaggaaggtggaaagaaagaggaaggagaggaggaggaggaggaagatggggaaggaaaggagaaagataagaaggaaggaaatgccgcagaaggagaag agcaataagaaattagaattgacagagaaaccagacaagggactgcatttgaagaagcacaagaaccaagaaatttacatagctttcattttggtttacattctgaaag gtacagataccaaggggaaattgctgggtcaagtggctacactgacatctgaggttagcaggttggagagtgagtgcagcagtcttcaggttcagctagactgtgagagggataagtataacaaactgctgggagaatctcttgctcatgaaaagttgtctgaagatgtcataactgaaccaaaag gagaaacaacaggattgggaggaactgagctttaa
- the LOC135099169 gene encoding uncharacterized protein LOC135099169 isoform X1, protein MVKVETCLMMACLLAPLGRAASAAAFDRFSRGKRHLLVGDFKSAVAAFEVCLLLRRQQSPWWSCVGSRRPSVVTRTAAVAVHCWSWHARRQGCWGQIWMVPVVRREAQGKRRTRRKRVKSHKRRRKVERKRKERRRRRKMGKERRKIRRKEMPQKEKSNKKLELTEKPDKGLHLKKHKNQEIYIAFILVYILKGTDTKGKLLGQVATLTSEVSRLESECSSLQVQLDCERDKYNKLLGESLAHEKLSEDVITEPKGETTGLGGTEL, encoded by the exons atggttaaaGTCGAGACTTGTTTGATGATGGCCTGTTTGCTTGCTCCCCTTGGACGTGCGGCAAGTGCAGCAGCGTTCGACCGTTTCTCTAGGGGCAAGCGACACCTCCTGGTGGGGGACTTCAAATCTGCTGTCGCTGCCTTCGAGGTGTGTCTGTTGCTTAG GAGGCAACAGAGTCCCTGGTGGAGCTGTGTGGGGAGCAGGCGCCCGAGTGTGGTGACGCGTACTGCCGCTGTGGCCGTGCATTGCTGGAGCTGGCACGCAAGGAGGCAGGGGTGCTGGGGCCAGATCTGGATGGTGCCAGTAGTC aggagggaagcacaggggaagaggaggacgaggaggaagagagttaagagtcacaagaggaggaggaaggtggaaagaaagaggaaggagaggaggaggaggaggaagatggggaaggaaaggagaaagataagaaggaaggaaatgccgcagaaggagaag agcaataagaaattagaattgacagagaaaccagacaagggactgcatttgaagaagcacaagaaccaagaaatttacatagctttcattttggtttacattctgaaag gtacagataccaaggggaaattgctgggtcaagtggctacactgacatctgaggttagcaggttggagagtgagtgcagcagtcttcaggttcagctagactgtgagagggataagtataacaaactgctgggagaatctcttgctcatgaaaagttgtctgaagatgtcataactgaaccaaaag gagaaacaacaggattgggaggaactgagctttaa
- the LOC135099169 gene encoding uncharacterized protein LOC135099169 isoform X2 has translation MVKVETCLMMACLLAPLGRAASAAAFDRFSRGKRHLLVGDFKSAVAAFEVCLLLRRQQSPWWSCVGSRRPSVVTRTAAVAVHCWSWHARRQGCWGQIWMVPVVRREAQGKRRTRRKRVKSHKRRRKVERKRKERRRRRKMGKERRKIRRKEMPQKEKSNKKLELTEKPDKGLHLKKHKNQEIYIAFILVYILKGTDTKGKLLGQVATLTSEVSRLESECSSLQVQLDCERDKYNKLLGESLAHEKLSEDVITEPKGDYITIYQLQ, from the exons atggttaaaGTCGAGACTTGTTTGATGATGGCCTGTTTGCTTGCTCCCCTTGGACGTGCGGCAAGTGCAGCAGCGTTCGACCGTTTCTCTAGGGGCAAGCGACACCTCCTGGTGGGGGACTTCAAATCTGCTGTCGCTGCCTTCGAGGTGTGTCTGTTGCTTAG GAGGCAACAGAGTCCCTGGTGGAGCTGTGTGGGGAGCAGGCGCCCGAGTGTGGTGACGCGTACTGCCGCTGTGGCCGTGCATTGCTGGAGCTGGCACGCAAGGAGGCAGGGGTGCTGGGGCCAGATCTGGATGGTGCCAGTAGTC aggagggaagcacaggggaagaggaggacgaggaggaagagagttaagagtcacaagaggaggaggaaggtggaaagaaagaggaaggagaggaggaggaggaggaagatggggaaggaaaggagaaagataagaaggaaggaaatgccgcagaaggagaag agcaataagaaattagaattgacagagaaaccagacaagggactgcatttgaagaagcacaagaaccaagaaatttacatagctttcattttggtttacattctgaaag gtacagataccaaggggaaattgctgggtcaagtggctacactgacatctgaggttagcaggttggagagtgagtgcagcagtcttcaggttcagctagactgtgagagggataagtataacaaactgctgggagaatctcttgctcatgaaaagttgtctgaagatgtcataactgaaccaaaag gtgactacatcaccatctaccAGTTGCAGTGA